In the Setaria italica strain Yugu1 chromosome VI, Setaria_italica_v2.0, whole genome shotgun sequence genome, one interval contains:
- the LOC111257706 gene encoding uncharacterized protein LOC111257706, translating into MAAYCNEVRKLEDKFDGLELNHVARRFNEAADELAKAASGRMPVPDGVFVSDQLKPSIRYSEPAGVGEAPSAPGADPSDPVVMEITADPVVGADPPINWRAPYLDYLVHDTLPADKTEARRIARRAKSFTIIDQELYKKSHTRILQRCIPIKQGKALIQDIHAGACGHHAGPRTLVGNAFRQGFYWPTAVADATQVVRICEGCQFFARQTHLPAQALQTIPITWPFTVWGLDLFTGKRFLQFCDDHHIRVDWAAVAHPRTNGQVERANGMILQGLKPRIFDRLKKFGGRWVAELPAVLWSLRTTPSWAMGFTPFFMTFGRKKEKDA; encoded by the exons atggcagcctactgcaacgaagtccgtaagctcgaggacaagttcgacgggttagagctcaaccacgtcgcaaggcgcttcaacgaagccgctgacgagctggcgaaggcggcgtccggccgaatgcccgtccccgacggcgttttcgttagcgaccagttgaagccttcaatccgttattCGGAACCAGCAGGGGTCGGTGAAGCACC CTCGGCCCCGGGAGCCGATCcatccgaccccgtggtcatggaaatcacggcagaccccgtggtgggggccgaccccccgatcaactggagagccccgtacctcgactaccttgtccacgacacgctcccggcagacaaaacagaggcccgcaggatcgcgcgccgcgccaaatccttcaccatcatcgaccaggagctctacaagaaaagTCACACTAGGATCCTCCAACGCTGCATCCCGATCAAgcagggaaaggcactgatccaggatatccacgccggggcttgtggtcaccacgccggGCCAAGGACCCTCGtgggcaacgccttccgacaaggtttttactggccaaccgcggtcgcggatgctacccaggtagtccgcatctgtgaaggatgccagttctttgcccgccaaactcacctgcccgcgcaggcgttgcaaaccatccccatcacgtggccgttcacggtttgggggctggatctc ttcaccgggaagagattcctccaattctgcgacgaccaccacatccgagtggattgggcggcagtggcgcacccccgcacgaacgggcaagtcgagcgagccaacggcatgatactccagggtctcaagccacggatcttcgaccgccttaaaaagtttggcggacggtgggttgcggagcttcccgcagtcctctggagcttgaggacgacccccagctgGGCGATGgggttcaccccgttcttcatg ACCTTTGGgcgcaaaaaagaaaaggatgcgTGA